CACCGATGGGATCCATATGGAAAGGAAGGTGATCCAAGTAGCTAAAACCAACACCATTTGCGTAAGTTAGATTTTTTGAGAAGTTCCCATATCCCGATGGAACGAATACACATTCTGGATGAATCCGATCTGTCACATAAATTCTAATTTTACTTTTTGTAAGTTCAGAAACCACTTCTACTAAATCCCCATCTTTTAAACCCATTTGATTAGCACGAGTTCGATTGATCCAAAGACGTTCTGAGTTATAATCTTTTGTAATCTGTATTAAATAAGGTATATTCGCTGTAAAAGTATGAGAATGATAACTTTGTTTACCTGTGATCAGACGGAATGAACTCGAATCAGGTTTTACCAATGGTTCCATCCATTGTACCACTGGAGAAAAACCAGCTTTTTTGAAACTTTCATTATAAAATTCAACTTTTCCTGATGCAGTTTTGAGTTTAGGTACAACCCCTAATTCAACAGGATCATCAATAATAATCGTTCCTTTTTTCTTTAATTCTGATAATGTAATTCCTAGAGGAGCAATCATCGCTTGATTTAATTGATCAACAGAGAAATTAAAGTAATCACCTAAGCCCATTTCCTTTGCGATTTCTGTAAAAATGCGATCAGCAGGCACTGTATTCGCATGAACCTTTTCAATTACTTTCTGACGTATAGAGATCGCTGGTTTGACGCCAGGAGTAACTTCAATCACATCATCTCGTTCTAAATAAGTCGGTTCTGGAAGTACATAATCAGCAATTGAAGCGGTTTCAGACATTTGAATATCAATAACCACCATTAATTCTAAACTCTTCAATCCTTCGATCATATATTTAGGATTCGCATAATTACGGACAGGATTGGTTTGAATAATCAGCGCTGCTTTTACGATTCCCTCTTTTGCCTTTTGAGGGATAATAGCTGCAACGCCAGTATGATGTGAAACTAATGGGTATTCTGCGTCCACCCTAGGAATCGTTGCTTCAGGTGGTGTTGGATGGATGGACTCATCTAATTTACCTAACTTCGGGGACTTTCCAAATATATAGCCACCTTTTTGCTGAATATTCCCTAATAAGGCATTAAATAAAGCGACTGCTCGACCCGTATCCACACTGTTTGCATAAGTAGAACCAAAGGCACCACGCCAAGATTGTTCAATCATCGCTTTTGGTTTTACTTTTGCCATATCGCGGGCAATACGAATGATCGTTTCTTTTGATATACCGGTAATTTTTTCTGCCCATTCAGGCGTATACTCCATAATGGTCTTTTTATACTCTTCAAATCCAACGGAATAATTCGAAATAAATTCTTTGTCATAAAGCTCTTCTGTGACTAATACATTAGACATAGCCAGAACCAAAGCCAAATCTGTGCCTGGCCGAATGGGTAACCATTCATCAGCAAGAGGAGCCGTATTGTTTAATCTTGGATCTACGATGACAACATGTGCTCCATTTTCCTTTGCTTTTATTAAGGCTTGCACAGATGCTGGCCTTACTCCATCACCATAACTCCTACCAATAAAGACAATATATTTCGAATTCGCCACATCACCACCTGGTATTCCTCCAATTGTATGATTAAATCCTGTGTCTCGAGCATTAGAGCATACCGTTTCATGGCCAAAATAATTAGATGAACCTACTGCATTTAAGAAACGGGGGCCATAAAACTTCCCTGTTGGTCGTGGATCATTGATGAATACAAAAGATCCTGGGCCATTTTTTTCAATAATTTGTTTTAATTTTGTTCCAATTTCTTTATAAGCCTGTTCCCAAGTAATAGGTTCAAATTTACCTTCTGCTATTTTTTTCATCGGTTGTGTTAAACGATCTGATGAATAAGGAATACTCGCTAGTGCATGCCCTCTAGCACAAACTTTTCCTTTTCCAAAAGGATGATCAGGTTGACCAGATACTTTCCATACCCTTCCGTTTTTTACATGAACAAGCAATCCACATTTACTTGAACATGCATTGCAAAATGTTGGAATTGTAGTTAAATTCGTTTTCTCATCGGCATGAATTTTTTGCCAACTTTTGAATTCAAAAGTCCCTACTGATAATAAAGCCGTTGTTGCAGCAGAAGCCTTTAGAAACGTTCTTCGCGATAAACGCTTTGTAAGCATAAAACTCCTCCTCTCCTTTTATGTGAAGCGTTGAGCGTTATGAATCAACTCGTTCTACCTTTATTCTATGAGTAATTCCTCTCTAAGAGGAAATGAAACATTGTTATACCCCTATAACAAATTATTAGAATGTGCTAAAATATACCTAAGATTCAGAAATTGTTGATGTGAAAATTCATTCAAATCTTTTGATGGAGGATTCCTTCTATGCAAACTTCAAATTTGGAGGTTTTTCTCCTTGTTGCTGAGATGAAGAGTCTATCGAAAGCGGCGAAATTATTACATCTTACTCAACCTGCTGTCAGTAATAAGATTCATATGATTGAAGAACAATTCAATATTACGTTATTTGAACGTTCTCCTTATGGAGTAACCCTGACAGAAGCAGGTCAAACGTTTTATCAATATGCAAAAGATATTTTACATATTTATCATGAAATGGTGAAAAATTTGCATAAATATGATCGTGAAAATCAAAAAATTAGTATTGGCGCTGAATCGGTTATCGGGAATTATTTCATCCCCTGTAAAATTGCTCATTTTCGCGAAAAATTTCCCTCTATCGATATTAAAATCATTACGACCGACCGTTCTAATCTACTCGAACAATTGGAAAAAGGAGAAATCAATATTGCCTGTATTGACGGAACCCCTCCAGCCCATTCCTCTTTTCATAGTGAATTAATCTCTACAGATACGATTTATTTGGCTGTTCCCAACCACCAAAAGTGGAGTAATATTGAAGAATTAACGATTGAAGAGCTGTGTCAACTTCCCATTATCTTACCTGATGAAAAAATGGGACTTCGCCAATCAATTGAAGAAACCTTTCAAAAACAAGGTATTGATATGAACCGATTACATGTGGCAGCGGAAATCAGTAGTGTTAGCGCTATTAAATCCTTAGTCGAGTCTGGATTTGGCGTTTCCTTCCTTTGCGATATTGCCACACGTAAAGAAAGGTTTTCTGGAAGTATTAAGCTATTAAAAATTAGTTCCTTACCACTCAAATTGAACTATCACATCGTTTATCAGCCTGATAAAATCGATCATGTAACAAAACAGTTGATTCGGTATTTACTTTCATAAACAGAAAAAGTTTTAATATACGAAAAATTCTTTCATTTTTTTATCAAAACCTAAATAAAAAAAGCATTAATAAGAAAAATCGGCATATCCCTAACAAATTCATAAAAAGGCATTTAACAAAAAAATGGAGAGATTTATTAAATCCCTCCATTATGCCTCTACCAAGGTAATGTTAAGAAAGCAAACTTAATTGGAAGTTTGTAACGCTTTGATCCTTTTATTCACTGCTATGTGTGTCCAGATTCCATTTAATAATAAAAGAATTGCCGTTACGAAAAATACTCCGTTTAGTCCAATATGCCCTGCTAAAAACCCTCCGGTGATCGGTCCTATCATATTTCCCAGGAAAGTAGCACTATTGCTATAACCAAAGGTAGTGCTTTCCAATCCTTTTGGCGCAAACCGGTGGGTTAAGGCGTTAACAGATGGGAGTAACCCACCAACGGTTAATCCTAATAAAAATCTCCAAAGTAGTAATTGCCAAATATTCGTTGAGAATCCTTGAGGTAAAAAGAGTAATGCTGCCCCAATCATGGTATAGAAGAGTACCTTTTGGGGACCAATTTTGTCACCAAGTTTCCCCAATCTAGGTGCTGCCATCATTTCGGCAAAACCGGCCATCGCTGCGACTAGCCCTGCAAAGAAGGATACTCTACCACCTGGTGGATCCAATTGTTGAACAAATAAGGGTAAAACTGGATTTACATTTAGCGTCGCAAACTGAATCATAAAAGCAACAACGAATAATTGGATCAGTGGTTGGGTTCCCGCAATTAATTTAAAATCCTTCACAAAGCTTCCTGACTCTTCGGTCTCCCTTGGCGTAAAATCTTCCTTCACCATAAATAAAACAATAATCGCTGCGATGAGAATCAGTACGCCTGTATAAAAGAAAATATGACGGAATCCAATGTAATCGGCCAAAAATCCGCCTAAAAACGGCCCAATAATCGATCCTGCCACAGCACCTGAGCGCAACATTCCCAGCGCATATCCTACTCTCTCTTTCGGTGTATTGGTTGCCACTAAGGCAATTGCAGCTGGATTAAAACCTGCAATCATCCCATTTAATAGCCGAAGTAATAGAAGATGATAAACATTCGTTGCTAAACCCATTAATGAGATGACGATTGACATCCCAAAACCAGATCGAAGAATCATGATTTTACGTCCATATTTATCGGATAATTTTCCCCATAAAGGTGAAAAGAGAAATGCAGTTAAAAAATTTGCACCAAAAATCAGTCCTGACCACATTGCCACTTGTTCTTCCGACTGTATCCCCATGTCTTGATGAATATATAAAGGTAAAAAGGGCATGATCGAACTCATCGCTGCCATTAGTAAGAACACCGCACCCCATAAAATATACAAGTTTCTCCTCCAAAGTTGCATAACAAAGACCCCTTATTCTTCATTGATTATTTATTGATTATATAATATGTTATTACTTTACTCATTTATTAGAGATAGTTCTATTATATATTTCGTAAGACGAAAATTAAAGATAATAAATGAACTGGACAAAAAAACTTCTATCTTAACTAGTTAAATGCCTAGAGATAGAAGTTTAAAATAATCTATATTTATGCTTTCTGTGAAAAATTCATATGAACAATCTCGGATCGATAAGAACGTTCTACTTTAGTGACAAACGGTAGCCTTTCTAAATAAGAAATGGTTTTCCGCAAATCTCTTTCATTAATATACAGTACAACATATTTTAATCTTTTCGAGATAAAATGAATATTGCCGATTCGTTCTAAGTTTCTTGCTGCTCGTAAGTCATTCACCCAGACCACTAAACCTGTCCGTTTTGGTATCATCAAGATCTTCTCCTTTAAATACCCTATTTTTACCATACTACCATGATTTTTTCGAATATTCAAGAAACCTTTATCACACAACTTCCTCCTAAACTACAACCACTACAACCGCCAGTCGTGCAAGAAATTCCTTTATCTTGAATTAACGGTTCATTCTTAGAAACCATAATAGTCGGTGAGATCGCATGTGCCAATGTTTCACCAACAAGGGATAACAATTCATCTAATTCGTGCTCAGCTTGTTTATATTTTTGTACAAGTTCGTTTTGATTCACTTCTTCTAATATTTTCTCCACTTTTTCTTTGGCTTCTTGATAGTTTGGATGGTATTGCCCATAGCGGTTATATTCCTCAAATTCTATTTTGGCTTTAGCCAGTTTTTCCTTTAACTCATTCACTTGAACATCACGATTGATGGCTTCTCTATACTGTAAATAGTCTTTCATCTCTTCGGATTGAAGGATCATATCGATTAATTGATACGTTTCCAAGATGATTTCATTATCTAAATACACAATATCCCCTCCACCCCTTATTATAGCAATTTTCACTATGAATATGTAATTAAATATTATTCGATTTCAACCACCAATTCATAATCTGGATGCTTAAATAGGATGAATTCTGTCTCCATTTCCTCCAGCACATTTTCCTGTCCTTCTTGTTCCTCTTTTACAATAAGGAAGTCTTTTTCCGTCATGATGTTTCTTGTCGGGATGTAACCTAACTGTTCGAGTTGTCTTACTGCTTGTTCAAATCGTTTTTCTTTTCGCACGATCAGATGAAAGGAATCAATCTCACCAATAATCCAATCCTGCAAAACTTCCTGCTGTTTCAAATGATTGGCAATCTCTTCACTTTGACATTTTAAAATCCGTAGGTCATAAAACTGAATCGCACCATACCGATTCGCCCATTGGTTTATTGTTATTTTCATACTTTCGTGAAGAGGAATTGCACTATATTGATCAAGGAAATCGAGGATCTGCTCAATCTTTTTCCCCTTTTCTAACCCCCTGAATAAAGAACCTTGAGTGATCCGATAAAGAGAGAGTTGATCCCTTTTTTCTAAATCTGCAAAATGTTCGAGCTCTATCCGAATAGAATAGCGAAGATTACTCGGTACTAAGACTTCGAAATTGGATTGAACATAAAATTGATCGATCTCTTCATCATTCGGTTTCTTCAGTTTTATGAACAATTCTTTTTTCCAATCTCCTGTATAAGTTAAGATTCCTAGTTCAGCTAAAGGCTTTAGGATTTCTAGTTCAATTCGAACATAGAAGGATTCATCGATGGGTCTATTCAATTCCTTTGAGAGTTCCTGAACTAGTTGATCCGCTTGATACCACTTTCCTTTAGGCAAAGAAAATAAACGATGAAAAAAATGATTGATGAACAAATCCGTCGATTGAAAGGAGCCACGAATCATTCCCTCAAGATATTCATATCTTTCAAAAGGTGACAATAGTAGCCAATCTTTCATCCTCTGAATGATGCGAAATTGCTTCTGCTCTAAGTGTATAAGCCCTAAACCCTTGGCAAAATAGACGAATAGAGAAATAGATTTTGGAAATTCTTCTATGTCATACTGAATTGGGAAATATTCGATTTTCCTTTCATCAAGGTGAAGCCGTTTTAATAATTTGTTCATTTGCTGTTTATTAAGCTTCCCGTTTTCTTCCTCAGAGCTAGCCAAAAAATATAATCCGGTTAAAAACTGATAAAATTCTTCATCGATATTTTTATCTTCTTCCTTTGAAAATCCGACGACTTTAACATTCGTTGATAAACGGTTTAATCCCTTAGCAAAAATGACTTGATGCAAAAGCTGAAACAAATCATGAGGGATAGTAAAAGCAATATCTCCATAATTTTGCCTTAACTGAAAAAGAATTCCCTTTGCCCTCAATTTTTGAATTCCTCTCTCAAATTGATCCCTGTGAATCGCGTCAAATCTTTTGTTTAAACTGCGGTAGGAAAAGAGTTGATTTGGCCGATGAATGATCATAAAATCGACAACTTCTTTTTCTTCCAGCGATAATTCTTGATAGAGTTGCTTTAAATAGTTAATATCTAATAACCGTACAAGAAGGTGATTCAACAATTTATTCGGATATTTTTCGTTTGTTTTGATTCCATGTTTGTTGAGCATTTTCTTTAAAGTGGAAGCCTTAAGCTGTTCCAAATAATATACCAACCTCATTTTAACCACCTACAAAGCGTAATGTTGAATGTCGTATTCGTATCCCTGTTCCAGCAAAAAAAGTTGACGTCTTAATGCGTAATCTTGATCAACCGTTTGTTGAGTAATTAAAGAATAAAAATAGGCATGATTTTCTCCTTCTTTTGGTCTTAAAATTCTCCCAAGTCGTTGTGCTTCTTCTTGTCTTGATCCAAAAGTCCCTGAGACTTGAATCGCCACTTTGGCATCAGGTAAATCTATGGCAAAGTTGGCTACTTTGGAAACAACTAGGATTTTGATTTTACCCGTTCGAAATGCTTTGTAGATCTGGTCACGTTCTTGTTGTTTCACTTGTCCTGTAATGAGTGGAGCGCCTAATTCCTTTGCAATCTCTTCTAATTGATTAAGGTATTGGCCAATAATTAAAATGGGATCATCTTGATGTTGTTTGATTAATTTTTTTAACACTTTTATTTTTAATGGATTTGTGGCAGCAATTCGATATTTTTGCTTTTTCGAAGCTTCGATATATTGTTTTTCCCATTTTTTAGGTAATGGAATTTGAATATCGGTACACTTTGCTTTGGCGATCCAGCCCCGATCTTCCATTTGTAACCATGGTACTTCGTACTTTTTGGGACCGATTAAAGAGAACACTTCGTCTTCCTTCCCATCTTCACGAACCAATGTCGCTGTTAAGCCTAGTCTTCGCTTTGCTTGAATATTGGCCGTATAACGAAAAACTGGGGCAGGTAATAAATGGACCTCATCATAAATAATCAGTCCCCAATTTCGACTTTGAAATAATTTCATATGTTCAAATTCCAATTCATCTCTTGATCGATAAGTTAAAATCTGATAAGTGGCAACGGTGACAGGCTTTACCTCTTTCTTTTGTCCACTGTATTCGCCAACCATCTCCTCTGTTAAGGAAGTCTTGTCGATCAATTCATGTATCCATTGGCGCACGGATGAGGTATTCGTTGTTAGAATTAACGTTTCTGCTTGCAAAAGTTCCATGATTCCTATACCCACAACTGTTTTTCCTGATCCACAGGGCAATACGATTACACCACTTCCTCCCGAGACTGCACCTTTTTCATAGAAGATATCTATTGCTTTTCTTTGATAGTCTCGCAGTTGGAAACTTGCTCCTGTTTTTGTTCTCGAAAGAAGTGAAAGGGATAAAAATTCTCCCTCTTGGTACCCGGCAAGATCTTGTACAGGATATCCTAGCTTAATCAGCTCTTGTTTGAGAAATCCACGATCTTGTTCTGCAATGACAACAGTATATTCATTTAATCGCTCTTTAAAGTAGCGTTGTAAAGAAGCGTAAGAGAGAAGTTTATCGAATACTTTTGGATCTTTACTCTTACAATGGATTTGATTTCCTTCCCGTTTAAAAGAAAGGATTCCATAACGTTCCATATAAATACGAATTTCATCTTTAATGAACGTAGGAAACTGAAGCTTACTATATTGATCTAATATCCCAATCACTTGTTGCCATGAATAACCATTTGCTGCTGCATTCCACAAAGTGATAGGGGTAATTCGATAGGTGTGAAAATATTCTGGGCTTTTGATCAATTCTGCAAAGGAGGAGATTTCTTTCCTCGCTTTTTTAAATTTAGGGTGATTTACTTCAAGGAGTAATGTTTGATCGTTTTGAATAATCATAGGTCGATCCATCGATTGTTTCATAGAAATTCTTCCTCTCTAACCATTCACAGCCTCACCGTCACTATCTTTTAGGATAAGTCGATAAAGTCTACTTTATTCTTCACCCAGATTTACGCTTCTGCATAATGTAAAGTAAGGCATTAGCCTTGTTAAAAGGAGGAGGCTTCCTATGGAAATTCAATTGTTAGCCATCCACTGGGTCTACCTTATCTTTATCTTCCTGATTATCGGTGTGATGGTGATGAGGAAAGATACGACCCTTGTTAGTATTCTTGGCATCTTAGCTATTAGTATGTTGGTAACGAAATCGTTACCAAGTTCAATTCTCTCTTTATTTAATAGTTTGATCTTTGCGATCAAAGAGTTGTTAGGAACGATCCTGATCATTAGCTTAATCGTAGCGATGGGTAAAGTGTTAACCCATTCAGGTATCAATGAATTGATGGTTCGTCCTATTACTCGCATGATCAAATCTCCATTGATTGCATATTGGGTCATCGGAATTGCGATGATGATCATCTCGTGGTTCTTTTGGCCTTCTCCTGCGGTTGCGTTAATCGGTGCTGTCTTTCTTCCTGTAGCCGTTCGTGTTGGTCTACCACCGTTAGCTGTTGCAATGGCTATTAACCTTTTTGGTCATGGTATTGCCTTATCGGGTGATTTTGTAATCCAAGGAGCACCGACAATTACTGCTGGTGCAGCAGGTATTCCCGTTGGTGATGTGGTATCTGCCAGTGTTCCATTAGTCATGGTAATGGGGATTGTCACCACGGTGGTTGCTTTTTATTTCTTGCGTCGCGACTTGAAAAATGGAACTATAAGTGTTACAAGTAATCAATTGGCTAAAATTCAAACGCAAGAAGTGAAGATCAACTCATTGGATAAAAGAAGATATAAACTGATCTTGGCATTCTTAATTCCAGTTCTATTTCTCTTAGATGTGATAGGTATGTTCGTCTTAAATCTAACTGGTGGAGACGCAACGGCATTAGTCGGTGGAACGGCAATCCTGATTCTCATTTTAACCAGTTTGCTTCATCATAAAAAAAACCGTATGGATAAAATAACGGAGTATTTAGTGGAAGGATTTCAATTCGGTTTTAAAGTGTTTGGTCCTGTTATTCCCATTGCCGCATTCTTTTATTTAGGGGATTCGGGCGTCCTTACAATTCTTGGAAAAGACGCTCTTCCTCAAGGATCGAATGGCATTGTTAATGACTTAGGTGTTGCTCTTGCTTCTATTGTCCCCCTTACAAAACATATCGCAGCCGTAACCTTAGCAATTGTTGGTTCAATTACAGGTTTAGATGGATCTGGTTTTTCTGGTATTTCTCTAGCTGGATCAGTGGCCAAATTATTTGGTTCAGCCCTTCATCTAGACATTGCGACTCTTACAGCTTTAGGGCAAATTGCAGGAATCTGGGTTGGCGGTGGAACGCTAATTCCTTGGGCCCTAATCCCAGCCGCAGCGATTACTGGGGTTGATCCATTTGAATTGGCTAGACGGAATCTAATTCCTGTAACTATTGGATTAATAGTCACTACCATTTTTGCGATGTTTTTGTTGTAATTAAAACCCGACCTCTTTTTGAGGTCGGGTTAATGTTCTTCCTCTTCTTCTTCATCATAAGTCACATAGGTGATTTTCACATTCATACTTTCTAGTAAACGAATCACTTCTTCATTTAACTTCGGGTCATGAAGAAGACCAATTTGTTCAACAAGTTCTAATTCCTCTAATTCGCCATTTTCTGCATCTTCAATCAGTTCAATAATATCTGTTAAGTCTCTATCCTCTAATTCTTTTAGGATTTCTTCTTTGGTCATGATTTCAACTCCTTTTTGAAACATCATGAATCTTCTTTCTACAATATGTATTCCACATCATTTTTGTATACCCTTTTTCACTCTGACCATATTCCTACTTTATTTTCTCTCGCCTTTTTTTGGATCTCCCGAAAACGATCAACATATTTTACATTAGGTTGGAAAACTACGACTTGGGCCAGCCCTTTTTCTAATAGAAGTTCATTTAACATACTTCCATCCGGTAAATATACATAGGCTAGTAAACGTCCATATTTATCTCTTTCTTGAACATCAAATTCTAATCCTACTGTTTGGTCGCGTAGTTTCTCTTTGG
Above is a genomic segment from Tepidibacillus fermentans containing:
- a CDS encoding molybdopterin-containing oxidoreductase family protein, which codes for MLTKRLSRRTFLKASAATTALLSVGTFEFKSWQKIHADEKTNLTTIPTFCNACSSKCGLLVHVKNGRVWKVSGQPDHPFGKGKVCARGHALASIPYSSDRLTQPMKKIAEGKFEPITWEQAYKEIGTKLKQIIEKNGPGSFVFINDPRPTGKFYGPRFLNAVGSSNYFGHETVCSNARDTGFNHTIGGIPGGDVANSKYIVFIGRSYGDGVRPASVQALIKAKENGAHVVIVDPRLNNTAPLADEWLPIRPGTDLALVLAMSNVLVTEELYDKEFISNYSVGFEEYKKTIMEYTPEWAEKITGISKETIIRIARDMAKVKPKAMIEQSWRGAFGSTYANSVDTGRAVALFNALLGNIQQKGGYIFGKSPKLGKLDESIHPTPPEATIPRVDAEYPLVSHHTGVAAIIPQKAKEGIVKAALIIQTNPVRNYANPKYMIEGLKSLELMVVIDIQMSETASIADYVLPEPTYLERDDVIEVTPGVKPAISIRQKVIEKVHANTVPADRIFTEIAKEMGLGDYFNFSVDQLNQAMIAPLGITLSELKKKGTIIIDDPVELGVVPKLKTASGKVEFYNESFKKAGFSPVVQWMEPLVKPDSSSFRLITGKQSYHSHTFTANIPYLIQITKDYNSERLWINRTRANQMGLKDGDLVEVVSELTKSKIRIYVTDRIHPECVFVPSGYGNFSKNLTYANGVGFSYLDHLPFHMDPIGGTPMIHECIVKIRKVGV
- a CDS encoding LysR family transcriptional regulator, which gives rise to MQTSNLEVFLLVAEMKSLSKAAKLLHLTQPAVSNKIHMIEEQFNITLFERSPYGVTLTEAGQTFYQYAKDILHIYHEMVKNLHKYDRENQKISIGAESVIGNYFIPCKIAHFREKFPSIDIKIITTDRSNLLEQLEKGEINIACIDGTPPAHSSFHSELISTDTIYLAVPNHQKWSNIEELTIEELCQLPIILPDEKMGLRQSIEETFQKQGIDMNRLHVAAEISSVSAIKSLVESGFGVSFLCDIATRKERFSGSIKLLKISSLPLKLNYHIVYQPDKIDHVTKQLIRYLLS
- a CDS encoding MFS transporter, with the translated sequence MQLWRRNLYILWGAVFLLMAAMSSIMPFLPLYIHQDMGIQSEEQVAMWSGLIFGANFLTAFLFSPLWGKLSDKYGRKIMILRSGFGMSIVISLMGLATNVYHLLLLRLLNGMIAGFNPAAIALVATNTPKERVGYALGMLRSGAVAGSIIGPFLGGFLADYIGFRHIFFYTGVLILIAAIIVLFMVKEDFTPRETEESGSFVKDFKLIAGTQPLIQLFVVAFMIQFATLNVNPVLPLFVQQLDPPGGRVSFFAGLVAAMAGFAEMMAAPRLGKLGDKIGPQKVLFYTMIGAALLFLPQGFSTNIWQLLLWRFLLGLTVGGLLPSVNALTHRFAPKGLESTTFGYSNSATFLGNMIGPITGGFLAGHIGLNGVFFVTAILLLLNGIWTHIAVNKRIKALQTSN
- a CDS encoding YlbG family protein, whose translation is MIPKRTGLVVWVNDLRAARNLERIGNIHFISKRLKYVVLYINERDLRKTISYLERLPFVTKVERSYRSEIVHMNFSQKA
- a CDS encoding YlbF family regulator, with translation MYLDNEIILETYQLIDMILQSEEMKDYLQYREAINRDVQVNELKEKLAKAKIEFEEYNRYGQYHPNYQEAKEKVEKILEEVNQNELVQKYKQAEHELDELLSLVGETLAHAISPTIMVSKNEPLIQDKGISCTTGGCSGCSLGGSCVIKVS
- a CDS encoding helicase-associated domain-containing protein — translated: MRLVYYLEQLKASTLKKMLNKHGIKTNEKYPNKLLNHLLVRLLDINYLKQLYQELSLEEKEVVDFMIIHRPNQLFSYRSLNKRFDAIHRDQFERGIQKLRAKGILFQLRQNYGDIAFTIPHDLFQLLHQVIFAKGLNRLSTNVKVVGFSKEEDKNIDEEFYQFLTGLYFLASSEEENGKLNKQQMNKLLKRLHLDERKIEYFPIQYDIEEFPKSISLFVYFAKGLGLIHLEQKQFRIIQRMKDWLLLSPFERYEYLEGMIRGSFQSTDLFINHFFHRLFSLPKGKWYQADQLVQELSKELNRPIDESFYVRIELEILKPLAELGILTYTGDWKKELFIKLKKPNDEEIDQFYVQSNFEVLVPSNLRYSIRIELEHFADLEKRDQLSLYRITQGSLFRGLEKGKKIEQILDFLDQYSAIPLHESMKITINQWANRYGAIQFYDLRILKCQSEEIANHLKQQEVLQDWIIGEIDSFHLIVRKEKRFEQAVRQLEQLGYIPTRNIMTEKDFLIVKEEQEGQENVLEEMETEFILFKHPDYELVVEIE
- a CDS encoding DNA repair helicase XPB; this translates as MKQSMDRPMIIQNDQTLLLEVNHPKFKKARKEISSFAELIKSPEYFHTYRITPITLWNAAANGYSWQQVIGILDQYSKLQFPTFIKDEIRIYMERYGILSFKREGNQIHCKSKDPKVFDKLLSYASLQRYFKERLNEYTVVIAEQDRGFLKQELIKLGYPVQDLAGYQEGEFLSLSLLSRTKTGASFQLRDYQRKAIDIFYEKGAVSGGSGVIVLPCGSGKTVVGIGIMELLQAETLILTTNTSSVRQWIHELIDKTSLTEEMVGEYSGQKKEVKPVTVATYQILTYRSRDELEFEHMKLFQSRNWGLIIYDEVHLLPAPVFRYTANIQAKRRLGLTATLVREDGKEDEVFSLIGPKKYEVPWLQMEDRGWIAKAKCTDIQIPLPKKWEKQYIEASKKQKYRIAATNPLKIKVLKKLIKQHQDDPILIIGQYLNQLEEIAKELGAPLITGQVKQQERDQIYKAFRTGKIKILVVSKVANFAIDLPDAKVAIQVSGTFGSRQEEAQRLGRILRPKEGENHAYFYSLITQQTVDQDYALRRQLFLLEQGYEYDIQHYAL